From the genome of Daphnia pulicaria isolate SC F1-1A chromosome 5, SC_F0-13Bv2, whole genome shotgun sequence:
GAATGGGTGGCTTTCACCTGAGAAAAGTTCCAGTCACGCCTCGGTATGACGTTCTCGCGAAGTTCTCGTCATTCCACTAACTGCCAACTGCCCGGAAAGAAGTGTTCTGGTACGTTTCACTGGATAGGCCTATGCGTCCTGTACTGCTGCGATACTCTGCCGTTCAAtccgacgagaagaagaaggcggaaACGCCTTCTTGCTGACGTGGATCCTCATGTTGGTGCTGGCCCTGCTGGAAATTATCCGCTATCTAAGCGGATTGGGGAGCTGGACTTCTCTAATGTCTCTACGTCTTTGCCATGTGGTCCACTTGCGCCGGAAGTGTTACCTACCCGATACTCTACGGCATTTATATAAAATTGGGCCATTCCAAGGAAGAGTTCATTGGAAGGATGGCTCTGTCTCAGCTGCAGCGACGGATTGAACACCAAAAATTGGCGCAACGTCTATCTTTTCTACCATCATGGAGGCAGCGGACATGGCGGTGGAGGCCAAAGAAGAGGATCCAAATGGTCATGTTGCTCATGTccgtttcaacagaaaagcttTTCTTTCATGGCCGGCCTCAAATAAAAGTAGTCGTATAGGtacatgaaacttttcacgttggatcgtgtaatctatttttgtgtagaatactcggcctgcggtcgagagagacttcagcggcggccgttgtggcggcagcggtggccagcaccgcccggcaagggctgacagtatcgctgacggcctagctggctggaatcagcgacatagccatcaatggctagtcggttgtctcggggtggctatagcatccggagagagctggggatagagtagggtggtgtcatatggcactcccgaaattgtatggatattcaagttcattttcatttttcaagttcattttcatttttcgaaatcattttagtttttcaaattcattttagtttttcgaaatcatttacatttttcaaaatcattttcaatttatgaaatcaatttcaaaacattttcaatttttgaatatattttcaacttggtttcaatattcgaatcgattatcaatttgtttttaaatcaaatttagtaatcgatttttgaaattttttttttttgaaaaagtgttcattcCGCACCCCATAGGATAACGTCCGATTAAACTCCGAATGAAACGGCGAAATGTCCGGTTCGTTCGTTTAAGTTTAAATTTGGTATAAAACAATACGTTGAATATTATAGACTTCGTTTCTTAGATTGGAAATGCTTGTGTTAAGCTATTTTTTAAGTTGTTTTCGAATTATGAACTTTAGAGTGGATAATTTTTCTGACTTCTACTTAAGTACTTAGGaactttaaatcaaaattcactatttttttttaggaacTTTTGGAATATTTCGGAAAATGACAAGGTGTATTCAATTTACCGTGATTGAACCGTCTACacaattcttaaaaaaacaaacaaggtgAATGAAAAGAGATTGTTGGTCCCGTGTGTAATCGGAGAAGAAATTGTTCACTTCAATAAAAGGCAATCCGGCGATCGTGCGAGTAATTCTAATTCACGGGCGCAAGAACCAAGAGCAATAATCACAATgcaagtttaattttttaatggattCATGTATACATCAGCCACCCATCGCATTCGAGGTAAGATTTCGAGGTTGCATTTCTTCTATTCATTTTGGAACCAACTAGGGCCGCACACTACTGTCGAAAGTGATGTGTATCATAGCGCATCAGTGGCATCAATTTAGACATACGGGAATCGACGTCTAAGCCAAAGCATCGACACCGCAGGACACGGAACTTTGTTAGTGTTTTTTAGACTCTGCAATCGTGAAATGGAAATTGCTGCGTCTGACGCAACACTAGTTAGTGTATCTCCTGTAGAAGATGTCAAAATTAAGCGGTAAGAATTTGATCGTTTCTGTACAAATTTTAGTGAACGCAAAGGAGAAAAAGCGGATTAATTTAGAcactaaattttttgattgcgCAGTTCCAGGAAGACTTTCCTAATTGGTGTAGGGGCGGTTATTGGTGCAGTAGTTTTCGTCATAGCCACAAGTCTCCTTGCTGATCAAGGTACTTTAACATTATCTCGGTATTAAGTTGTTATTCAACACATTTGATATTTCCTTGCAGTGATTCGATCCCGGAAAGAATTGGTGGACGTCCGTCAAGAGTTGCACGACACGAGAGAAGACCACCAATCCTAcctgaagaaagaagaaccgGCTGTTTGTTGGACGAGAGAATGCATTTTATCAGGTAtgaaagtagaacatttgGGTTGAATCGAACATGGAAGCTGTTGGTTATAAGTGCGCAAGTTATTTTCTAATGAAATCAGCCGCTGCGCTGATGGAATCGATGGATGAAACAGCCGATCCTTGCCAAGATTTCCATAAATTTGCCTGCGGTGGATGGATGAAGAAGAACGTTATTCCCAGGGGTCACGGATCAGTGTCTCAATTTGGCCTTTTGGATGGCAGAATTCAGCATTTCATCAAAGGTGAAAATTGTGTTGATCGTGTTAATTCACTCTGATGTGTTTATCGCATTGGTTATTTGCAGAGTTCTTTAAGGAAAATAGCACCAGCGTCGACTCAAAACCGGTCAATAACACCCGAGATATGTACAGAGCTTGCATGGACAAAGGTTGGCATACATTTAGAATGATTTGattactttaaaaataaataacaactcGGCATTTACATTTCGTCATAGATGCGATAGAAAAACTTGGAATCAGACCACTCACTAACATTTCAGATTCTTATGGTCAATGGCCTTTGACTGTGTCCAACTGGACGGAGGATCGTTTCGACTGGAGAAAAGCGACCGCTTCCATCCGGAATACGTTTGGGCTCGGTTTTCTGTttgaagtttcaaattttgtggACGTCAACAACACGGAATTCAGCACAATTTACGTAAGTTGACGGAACATTGAAAATCTCTCAGAttatgtttcaatttttctttcagttaGACCAGCCGTCGTTGGGATTGCCCAGTTTCGTACTGAAAGGAAACAACTTGACCAGTTTTCCAATTCAAGCTTATTTGACGTTCATTTCCGGAGTGGCTCACACAATCCGTGATGCAATTGGCGGTGGAGCTAACGATACAGATATCACCAAGGACGTTGAAGATTTGATAAGTTTTCACATTGAGTTGGCCAATGTAAATTATTAGTGAAGCAAATCATTTCACAAAGCttccattgaatttaaaatgcatGCGGAATTATTTGCAGATTCTAACTCCGGAAGAAGATCGATCGCAGTGGAATTTAACCCGAATTTACAatcctttttctcttcctgAATTACAAATTTGGACTGACGAAGCCAATGCAACCGAAGCAATGGGCCAGgtcagaaaaacatttttcaaacaattccATAGTTAGTATTTATCTTTtatctatttaattttaaagattAACTGGCACGAGCACCTGACTGACATTTACTCAGCGGCCAATGTCTCCATCAATTCTGATGAAAAGATCGTCGTTATTGAACCCGAATATCTTCAGAGATTAGTGCAACTGCTCGACCAAACTCCACCCAGAGTAATTGGTATGATGTACCCGCAACTGATTTTATTGTTGTGAATTTGAtatctcaatttcttttcgcgCAGCAAATTTCATCCATTGGCGTCTTATCTTCGAGAAAATTTACGATCTCAATTCAGAAATGGCCATTTTAGCTATTGAGTTTTATGATGCTATTTATGGTCGATATCAGATACAACCCAGGTATTTTACAGTATATATAAGTTAAGATCATACGCCCGTTTTTAAACTTCTTAATAATCTCAGGGAAAACTGGTGCATGAAACGAGTTCATAAATTGATGGGATTCGCTATCGGCGCAAAATATGTCGA
Proteins encoded in this window:
- the LOC124340907 gene encoding neprilysin-like isoform X3, translated to MEIAASDATLVSVSPVEDVKIKRSRKTFLIGVGAVIGAVVFVIATSLLADQVIRSRKELVDVRQELHDTREDHQSYLKKEEPAVCWTRECILSAAALMESMDETADPCQDFHKFACGGWMKKNVIPRGHGSVSQFGLLDGRIQHFIKEFFKENSTSVDSKPVNNTRDMYRACMDKDAIEKLGIRPLTNISDSYGQWPLTVSNWTEDRFDWRKATASIRNTFGLGFLFEVSNFVDVNNTEFSTIYLDQPSLGLPSFVLKGNNLTSFPIQAYLTFISGVAHTIRDAIGGGANDTDITKDVEDLISFHIELANILTPEEDRSQWNLTRIYNPFSLPELQIWTDEANATEAMGQINWHEHLTDIYSAANVSINSDEKIVVIEPEYLQRLVQLLDQTPPRVIANFIHWRLIFEKIYDLNSEMAILAIEFYDAIYGRYQIQPRENWCMKRVHKLMGFAIGAKYVESAFDPQAKIDMKEMILNLKMAFSSLVEESDWMDEETKINALEKAAAMKEYIGYPDWITNKTTLELAYQGIKTKPDKHFNNFYTANQFMVVTNLRFLRFRTNRENLWISFPAVVNAFYYPMLNSITFPAGILQPPFYGKGRLAALNYGAIGVVIGHEITHGFDHRGHKSDKKGHERSWWTNQTLDKFYKRKQCIIDQYNNYTLPELEGTISIHINGINTQGENIADNGGLREAFRAYQNYVSTNGQEKRLPGMEHYTPEQLFFLSFANIECSSEIPESLEDQVLFGVHTPPRYRIIGPLSNLVEFSEHFQCPVGSTMNRPNKCIVW
- the LOC124340907 gene encoding neprilysin-like isoform X4, encoding MEIAASDATLVSVSPVEDVKIKRSRKTFLIGVGAVIGAVVFVIATSLLADQVIRSRKELVDVRQELHDTREDHQSYLKKEEPAVCWTRECILSAAALMESMDETADPCQDFHKFACGGWMKKNVIPRGHGSVSQFGLLDGRIQHFIKEFFKENSTSVDSKPVNNTRDMYRACMDKDAIEKLGIRPLTNISDSYGQWPLTVSNWTEDRFDWRKATASIRNTFGLGFLFEVSNFVDVNNTEFSTIYLDQPSLGLPSFVLKGNNLTSFPIQAYLTFISGVAHTIRDAIGGGANDTDITKDVEDLISFHIELANILTPEEDRSQWNLTRIYNPFSLPELQIWTDEANATEAMGQINWHEHLTDIYSAANVSINSDEKIVVIEPEYLQRLVQLLDQTPPRVIANFIHWRLIFEKIYDLNSEMAILAIEFYDAIYGRYQIQPRENWCMKRVHKLMGFAIGAKYVESAFDPQAKIDMKEMILNLKMAFSSLVEESDWMDEETKINALEKAAAMKEYIGYPDWITNKTTLELAYQGIKTKPDKHFNNFYTANQFMVVTNLRFLRFRTNRENLWISFPAVVNAFYYPMLNSITFPAGILQPPFYGKGYLKALNYGAIGSVIGHEITHGFDDEGHKSDKKGHEISWWSNTTLNEFYKRKQCIIDQYSNYTLPELEGTDAFHINGINTQGENIADNGGLREAFRAYQNYVSTNGQEKRLPGMEHYTPEQLFFLSFANIECSSEIPESLEDQVLFGVHTPPRYRIIGPLSNLVEFSEHFQCPVGSTMNRPNKCIVW
- the LOC124340907 gene encoding neprilysin-like isoform X2, which translates into the protein MEIAASDATLVSVSPVEDVKIKRSRKTFLIGVGAVIGAVVFVIATSLLADQVIRSRKELVDVRQELHDTREDHQSYLKKEEPAVCWTRECILSAAALMESMDETADPCQDFHKFACGGWMKKNVIPRGHGSVSQFGLLDGRIQHFIKEFFKENSTSVDSKPVNNTRDMYRACMDKDAIEKLGIRPLTNISDSYGQWPLTVSNWTEDRFDWRKATASIRNTFGLGFLFEVSNFVDVNNTEFSTIYLDQPSLGLPSFVLKGNNLTSFPIQAYLTFISGVAHTIRDAIGGGANDTDITKDVEDLISFHIELANILTPEEDRSQWNLTRIYNPFSLPELQIWTDEANATEAMGQINWHEHLTDIYSAANVSINSDEKIVVIEPEYLQRLVQLLDQTPPRVIANFIHWRLIFEKIYDLNSEMAILAIEFYDAIYGRYQIQPRENWCMKRVHKLMGFAIGAKYVESAFDPQAKIDMKEMILNLKMAFSSLVEESDWMDEETKINALEKAAAMKEYIGYPDWITNKTTLELAYQGIKTKPDKHFNNFYTANQFMVVTNLRFLRFRTNRENLWISFPAVVNAFYYPMLNSITFPAGILQPPFYGKGRLAALNYGAIGVVIGHEITHGFDHRGHKSDKKGHERSWWTNQTLDKFYKRKQCIIDQYNNYTLPELEGTISIHMNGTNTQGENIADNGGLREAFRAYQNYVSTNGQEKRLPGMEHYTPEQLFFLSYANVWCSNQTPESLEYRVRFGVHSPARFRIIGPLSNSVEFSDHFQCPADSAMNRPNKCTVW